In the genome of Pseudopipra pipra isolate bDixPip1 chromosome 4, bDixPip1.hap1, whole genome shotgun sequence, one region contains:
- the SYNPO2 gene encoding synaptopodin-2 isoform X2: MLPDCTGNMGTGDYLCIAMSGGAPWGFRLQGGKEQKQPLQIAKVRSKSKAAKAGLCEGDEVVSINGKPCGDLTYAEVIVLMESLTDVLQMLIKRSSSGINETLSAERANGKPENIKNEDYRENTTLQITTAKERPRGDLCITEIYSGTHQGAAESNVNFSETKQETTQSHRITPKVIGTSKVLVADEAALRGKTEERRPGTVVELQLSLSNDTHKGTSAPAVTLLGAEKCPPSARGASVQQDGTSPLITIPLGVKEGNVQWSNKVVQFSSSKEVKRIQGAVPSIPRVEVILDCSDREQEAPRSLSERGCVDSQAEGGQSEAPPSLLSFAISPEGTEQGEDNKPSEKEHRPLKHRARHARLRRSESLSEKQVKEAKSKCKSIALLLTAAPNPNSKGVLMFKKRRQRARKYTLVSYGTGELERDEDEGEEGEGEEGDKENTFEVSLLATSESEIDEDFFSDIEKDGKVVTFDWDSGLLEVEKKTKSGEEMQTLADSTGKGALMFAKRRQRMDQITAEQEEMKASTVQTEEHRETTVTENFQKVSSSVYQSKEEETSRQQTCVSKSYTDVSQNHSKMVQQNGFGLAPGTNLPFQSSGAPRAPSLNITAKPFPSGVQNRAAAPFSPVRNVTSPLSDAAAPPPYCSVSPPAEAFYRPVSAPVASKAAPSMWAPTEPTEHIASRDERIAVPAKRTGILQEAKRRSTSKPMFNFKDAPKVSPNPALLSLVHNSEGKKGAGAGFESGPEEDYLSLGAEACNFMQTQASKQKAPPPVAPKPSLKVSPSAGAPVSPVWSPSAAAANKAPSFPAPASPQAAYPAPPKSPQYPHSPAHPPSTLNLAGPFKGPQASLASPNYAPKPPPVTPSAGETKPPFEMPPAMSGKGAQLFARRHSRMEKYVVDSETVQANMARAPSPTPSLPASWKYSSNVRAPPPVAYNPLHCPSYPPAASKAFSKSAAATTKNTKRKPKKGLNALDIMKHQPYQLDPSLFTFQPPKESLAMKQTSKLPPSKQALPLPTFLPPGAGSPTRARPSSVYSVPAYGSQPPFQSNASLPVNESYSPPGYSAFSKPETTTPSLFTAPRPKFSAKKAGVTAQGPFPDLVALRFQNIWF, translated from the exons GTTcgcagcaaaagcaaagcagccAAGGCTGGGCTGTGTGAGGGGGATGAGGTGGTGTCCATCAATGGCAAGCCCTGTGGAGACCTGACCTATGCTGAAGTCATTGTTCTCATGGAAAGCCTGACTGACGTCCTGCAGATGCTTATCAAGAG ATCCTCCAGTGGAATAAACGAAACCTTGAGTGCTGAAAGAGCAAATGGAAAGCCTGAGAACATAAAAAATGAGGACTATAGGGAGAACACCACACTGCAAATTACCACGGCGAAAGAGAGACCCCGTGGAGATTTATGCATCACAGAGATATACAGTGGGACTCACCAgggagcagcagaaagcaaCGTAAACTTTTCTGAGACAAAACAAGAGACCACACAAAGCCACAGAATTACTCCTAAAGTGATAGGCACCTCCAAAGTGCTCGTGGCAGACGAGGCTGCTCTCAGAGggaagacagaagaaagaaggCCAGGGACTGTGGTTGAGCTGCAGTTGTCCCTCTCCAATGACACCCACAAGGGCACCAGTGCTCCTGCTGTGActctcctgggagcagagaaatGCCCCCCTTCAGCAAGAGGAGCCAGTGTACAACAGGATGGGACCAGCCCCCTCATCACAATTCCCCTAGGTGTGAAAGAGGGCAACGTCCAGTGGTCAAACAAAGTAGTCCAattttccagcagcaaagaggTCAAGAGGATCCAAGGTGCAGTTCCATCTATCCCCAGGGTGGAGGTGATCCTAGACTGTTCAGACAGGGAGCAGGAAGCACCCAGGTCTCTGTCTGAAAGGGGGTGTGTTGATTCTCAAGCAGAAGGAGGGCAGTCAGAagcacctccttccctcctctcctttgCAATCTCACCagaaggcacagagcagggagaagaCAACAAGCCCTCGGAAAAGGAACACAGACCTCTCAAGCACAGGGCAAGGCACGCAA GGCTCCGACGAAGCGAGAGCCTGTCAGAGAAGCAGGTCAAGGAAGCCAAATCTAAATGTAAAAGTATTGCactgctgctgacagcagctCCCAACCCCAATTCCAAGGGGGTGTTGATGTTCAAGAAGCGCCGCCAAAGGGCGAGGAAATACACTTTAGTGAGCTACGGGACTGGGGAGTTAGAACGGGACGAAGACGAGGGTGAGGAGGGCGAAGGTGAAGAGGGGGACAAAGAAAACACCTTTGAAGTGAGTTTGCTTGCAACCAGCGAGTCAGAAATAGATGAAGATTTCTTCTCTGACATTGAGAAGGACGGTAAGGTTGTGACCTTTGACTGGGACAGTGGTCTACTCGAGGTTGAGAAGAAGACAAAGAGTGGAGAGGAGATGCAGACGCTCgcagacagcacagggaaaGGGGCCCTCATGTTTGCCAAGAGACGGCAGAGGATGGATCAGATTACGGCCGAGCAAGAGGAGATGAAGGCCAGCACAGTGCAGACAGAGGAACACAGGGAAACCACCGTGACAGAGAACTTCCAGAAAGTAAGCTCTTCAGTCTATCAATCAAAGGAGGAGGAAACATCGAGGCAGCAGACCTGCGTGAGCAAAAGCTACACAGACGTGAGCCAGAACCACAGCAAAATGGTGCAACAAAATGGCTTTGGCTTAGCACCAGGCACAAACCTCCCTTTTCAGTCCTCTGGAGCCCCCAGAGCACCATCTTTGAATATAACAGCTAAACCCTTCCCTTCTGGGGTTCAAAACCGAGCAGCTGCACCATTTTCACCCGTAAGAAATGTCACTAGTCCTCTTTCAGATGCAGCAGCGCCGCCTCCCTACTGCTCTGTCAGCCCACCAGCCGAGGCTTTCTACAGACCTGTGTCAGCTCCTGTGGCCAGCAAGGCTGCCCCAAGCATGTGGGCACCCACGGAGCCCACGGAACACATAGCATCCAGAGATGAAAGGATTGCCGTGCCAGCCAAAAGAACTGGCATACTGCAAGAGGCAAAGAGAAGAAGCACTTCAAAACCCATGTTCAACTTCAAAGATGCACCCAAAGTAAGTCCCAATCCCGCCCTCTTGTCCCTTGTACACAATTCAGAGGGCAAAAAAGGTGCTGGAGCTGGTTTTGAGTCAGGACCTGAAGAAGACTACCTCAGTTTGGGAGCAGAAGCTTGCAATTTCATGCAGACTCAAGCATCTAAACAAAAGGCCCCTCCTCCTGTTGCTCCAAAACCTTCACTCAAGGTCTCTCCCTCTGCCGGTGCTCCAGTTTCACCGGTTTGGTCACCTTCAGCTGCGGCTGCTAACAAGGCTCCTTCTTTCCCAGCACCAGCCTCACCTCAGGCAGCATATCCCGCACCACCGAAATCTCCACAGTATCCTCATTCTCCTGCCCATCCCCCAAGTACTCTCAACTTAGCTGGTCCTTTCAAAGGGCCCCAGGCGAGCCTGGCAAGTCCCAACTATGCCCCAAAGCCACCCCCAGTCACACCAAGTGCCGGGGAAACGAAGCCACCCTTTGAGATGCCACCGGCCATGAGCGGGAAAGGAGCACAGCTGTTTGCCAGGAGGCACTCCCGGATGGAGAAGTATGTGGTGGATTCAGAGACTGTGCAGGCAAACATGGCACGAGCCCCATCTCCAACTCCATCTTTGCCAGCTTCTTGGAAATACTCATCCAACGTCCGAGCGCCTCCGCCCGTTGCTTACAATCCCCTCCACTGCCCATCTTaccctcctgctgcttccaaggCTTTCTCCAAgtctgctgctgccaccaccaaaaacacaaaaagaaaacctaagAAAGGTCTCAACGCTTTGGATATTATGAAACATCAGCCTTATCAACTCGATCCCTCTTTATTTACTTTCCAACCTCCTAAGGAAAGCCTTGCCATGAAGCAGACATCGAAGCTGCCCCCTTCCAAGCAAGCTCTACCTTTGCCTACCTTCCTCCCACCCGGTGCTGGCTCTCCCACCAGGGCCCGGCCATCTTCAGTGTACTCCGTGCCAGCCTACGGTTCCCAACCTCCGTTCCAGTCAAATGCCTCCCTCCCAGTAAACGAATCATATTCACCTCCAGGCTACTCTGCATTTTCTAAGCCAGAAACCACCACCCCCTCTTTGTTTACTGCTCCGAGGCCAAAATTTTCAGCCAAGAAAGCTGGAGTCACTGCACAG GGTCCTTTTCCAGATTTGGTAGCTTTAAGATTCCAAAAC